The genomic segment CCCCGGAAGATTGCGCGGGCGACGCAGCCACCACCCTTTGCGAAAGGGGGACGCGATGACCCATACCACCCCGAAAACCCCGCTTCTTGACCGCGTGGCCGGACCGGCCGACCTGCGGCGGATGCCTGATGATGAGCTGGCGGCGCTGGCCGGTGAGCTGCGTGCCGAGCTGATCTCGGCGGTATCGGAGACGGGCGGGCATCTGGGCTCGTCGCTGGGAGTGGTCGAGTTGACGGTGGCCATTCATGCCGTGTTCAACACGCCGATGGACAAGCTGATCTGGGACGTGGGGCACCAGTGCTATCCGCACAAGATCCTGACGGGCCGGCGCGACCGGATCCGGACGCTGCGCCAGAAGGGGGGGCTTTCGGGCTTCACCAAGCGGGCGGAGAGCGCGTTCGATCCGTTCGGGGCGGCGCATTCCTCGACCTCGATCAGCGCGGCGCTGGGGTTCACCGTGGGCCGCGACATGGGCCAGGCGACGGGCGATGCGATCGCCGTGATCGGCGACGGCGCGATCAGCGCCGGGATGGCCTATGAGGCGCTGAACAACGCGGGCGCCGAGGGGCGGCGGATGTTCGTCATCCTCAACGACAACGAGATGTCGATCGCGCCGCCGGTGGGGGCGATGTCGGCCTATCTGAGCGGATTGTATGCGAATGAGCCGCTGGCGAAGATGCGGTCATTGGCCGAAGGGTTCGAGGCGGCGATGCCGGCGCCGATGCGCGAGGGGGCGAAGCGGGCGAGGCAGTTGGTGACGGGGGGCTTGAGCGGGTCGGGGACGCTCTTCGAGGAGCTGGGATTCGAGTATGTCGGCCCCATCGACGGGCATGACATGCGGCAGGTCTTGCCGGTGCTGCGCGCCGCGCGGGCGCGGGCGACGGGGCCGGTTCTGATCCATTGCTGCACGGTGAAGGGCAAGGGCTATGCGCCCGCCGAAACCAGTGCCGACAAGTATCACGGCGTGGCGAAGTTCGACGTGGAAACCGGCGCGCAGGCCAAGAAGGCGGGCGGGGCGCCGAGCTATACCTCGGTCTTTGGCAAGGCCTTGAGCGAGGAAGCGGCGCGCGACCCGGATATCGTGGCGGTGACGGCGGCGATGCCGGCGGGCACCGGCGTGGATATCATGGCGCAGCGCTTTCCGGGGCGGGTGTTCGACGTGGGCATTGCCGAGCAGCACGGGGTAACCTTTGCCGCCGGGATGGCGGCGAGCGGGCTGAAGCCCTTTGCGGCGATCTATTCGACGTTTTTGCAGCGCGGCTATGACCAGGTGGTGCATGACGTGGCGCTTCAGGGCCTGCCGGTGCGGTTTGCCATCGACCGGGCGGGGCTTGTCGGCGCCGACGGGGCGACACATGCCGGCGCCTTCGACATCGGCTACCTGTCGAGCTTGCCGGGGTTCACGGTGATGGCGGCGGCGGATGAGGCGGAGCTCAAGCACATGGTGGCGACGGCGGCGGCGCATGATGACGGGCCGATTGCCTTCCGCTATCCGCGCGGGGCCGGGACGGGGGTGACGTTGCCGGAGCGGGGTCAGGTGCTGGAGATCGGCCGCGGCCGGGTGCTGTGCGAGGGGGATGACGTGGCGCTGTTGTCGCTGGGGGCGCATCTGTCGGAATGCCTCGATGCGGCGGCGATGCTGGAGGATGAGGGCCTGAGCGTGACGGTGGCCGATGCGCGGTTCGCCAAGCCTCTGGACGAGGCCTTGGTGCTCAGGCTTGCACGGACGCACCGGGCGCTGGTGACGGTGGAGGAGGGGGCCGAGGGCGGCTTCGGCTCCGTCGTGATGCATGCGCTGGCGCGGCATGGCGCGTTCGACCGGGGGCTGGCGATCCGGAACGTCTGCCTGCCGGACCGGTTCATCGAGCAGGCGAGCCCGGCGGAGATGTATGCGGATGCGGGGATGACGGCGGCGGATATCGCGGCCATGGCGCGGGGCGCCGTGGGCCGGGGCACGGAGGTGGTGCCGCTGAGCGTGGCCACCTGAGAGACGAAGGGCGGGCGACGAGAAGCCGCGCGGGCCAAGGGCCGGCGCGGCTTTTTCTTGGCTGTCGGAGGGCTCAGCTGTCGGCGCCGAGGGACGAGAGATAGGCCCAGAGATCGGCGGCGTCTTCTTCCTTGCGGACCTTGTAGGTCATCTTGGCGCGGCCGTCTTCACCGGTGTATTCCTTGAGCCAGTCCGTCGGCTCCTGCACGTAGCCGATGAAGTCTTCCTCGTTCCACTCGAGGCCCTTTTCGCCGGCGGCGGTCATCAGGTCGGAATACTTGAAGTCTTCCTGCGATCCGGCGGTGCGGCCGGCGACGCCGTAGAGGTTCGGGCCGGTGCGGCCGCCCTTGACGATGGTTTCATCCGCCGACTCGATCATGTGGCAGGACTTGCACTTGCGGAATTCCTTCTCCCCGTTTTCCGCGTCGCCTGCGGCGTAAGCCGGAAGGGTCAGAGCGATCGTGGCGGTCAGGGCTGCAATCGTTGATTTCATGGGGTCCTCCATTGCTGCGTAATCAGTGATCTAGAACGGGTTGGTGTAAGTCAACGTTACAGGCTGTCGCGGGGGTCAGGCCACGGCATGGGCGATGGCGCATTGCTTCCACAGCACGGTCAGCGCCTCGACCAGGTGGTCGATATCGGCGTCGGAATGAAGCGGGCCGGGGGTGAAGCGCAGGCGTTCGGTGCCCTTGGGCACTGTGGGGTAGTTGATGGGCTGCACGTAGATCCCGTAGTCGTTCATCAGGATGTCGGACAGCATCCGGCACTTGACCGGGTCCTTGATCATGACGGGGATGATGTGGCTGGGGTTGTCCATGTGCGGGATGCCGCGGGCGTCGAGTTTCGCGCGCAGGCGGGCGACCTGGCGGCGCTGGCGTTGGCGTTCGAGGTCGGAGGTTTTCAGGTGGGCGATCGAGGCCTGCGCGGCGGCCGCTACGGCGGGGGGCAGGGCGGTGGTAAAGATGAAGCCGCTGGCGAAGGAGCGGACGAAATCGCAGAGCGCGGCCGAGCCGGTGATGTAGCCGCCCATGCAGCCATAGGCCTTGCCGAGCGTGCCCTCGATGAGGGTGATGCGGTCCGCCAGCCCCAGTTCCTCGGACACGCCGCCGCCGCGGGGCCCGTAGAGGCCCACGGCATGGACCTCGTCGAGATAGGTCATGGCGCCGTGCTTCTCGGCCACCTCGACGATTTCCTGCATCGGGCAGATATCGCCATCCATGGAATAGACGCTTTCGAAGGCAACGATCTTGGGCGCGTTGGCGGGCAGGGTGGCCAGCTTGCGGTCGAGGTCCTCGGGGTCGTTATGCTTCCAGATGACTTTCTGGGCGCGGGAATGGCGGATGCCTTCGATCATGCTGGCATGGTTGAGCGCGTCGGACAGGATCACCGCGTCGGGCAGGCGGGCGCCCAGCGTCGACAGCGCCGCCCAGTTCGACACGTAGCCGGAGGTGAAGAGCAACGCCGCCTCCTTCCCGTGCAGGTCCGCCAGTTCACGTTCGAGGGCCACGTGGTGGTAATTGGTGCCCGAGATGTTGCGGGTGCCGCCGGCGCCGGTGCCGCATTGGTCGATCGCGGCCTTCATGGCCTCGCGCACGATGGGGTTCTGGCCCATGCCGAGATAATCGTTCGAGCACCAGACGGTGACTTCGTCGGGGGCGTCGTCGTCATGGCTTTTCGCCTTGGGAAAGGCGCCGCAGCGGCGCTCGAGCTCGGCGAAGATGCGGTAATTGCCCTCGCCCTTCAGGTCGTCGAGCTGTGCGGTGAACATGGCATCAAAAGTCATGAGGTCCCTCCGGTCGTGTGCTTGGTGTCTGTTGCCTGGGCGCCGGAAGCATCCAGCGCCAGAGTTTCGCGTCGGGCAGCGGAAGCACCATGAGCCAGTGTTCCAGAAGCGCGAGCGCAGTGATGGCGAAAAGGAGGCCGAAGCCCGCCGCCCCGGCCGGGGTTTCGGCCGCGTAAAGCCGTTCGAGCCAGCAGGCGG from the Roseovarius indicus genome contains:
- the dxs gene encoding 1-deoxy-D-xylulose-5-phosphate synthase, with protein sequence MTHTTPKTPLLDRVAGPADLRRMPDDELAALAGELRAELISAVSETGGHLGSSLGVVELTVAIHAVFNTPMDKLIWDVGHQCYPHKILTGRRDRIRTLRQKGGLSGFTKRAESAFDPFGAAHSSTSISAALGFTVGRDMGQATGDAIAVIGDGAISAGMAYEALNNAGAEGRRMFVILNDNEMSIAPPVGAMSAYLSGLYANEPLAKMRSLAEGFEAAMPAPMREGAKRARQLVTGGLSGSGTLFEELGFEYVGPIDGHDMRQVLPVLRAARARATGPVLIHCCTVKGKGYAPAETSADKYHGVAKFDVETGAQAKKAGGAPSYTSVFGKALSEEAARDPDIVAVTAAMPAGTGVDIMAQRFPGRVFDVGIAEQHGVTFAAGMAASGLKPFAAIYSTFLQRGYDQVVHDVALQGLPVRFAIDRAGLVGADGATHAGAFDIGYLSSLPGFTVMAAADEAELKHMVATAAAHDDGPIAFRYPRGAGTGVTLPERGQVLEIGRGRVLCEGDDVALLSLGAHLSECLDAAAMLEDEGLSVTVADARFAKPLDEALVLRLARTHRALVTVEEGAEGGFGSVVMHALARHGAFDRGLAIRNVCLPDRFIEQASPAEMYADAGMTAADIAAMARGAVGRGTEVVPLSVAT
- the hemA gene encoding 5-aminolevulinate synthase gives rise to the protein MTFDAMFTAQLDDLKGEGNYRIFAELERRCGAFPKAKSHDDDAPDEVTVWCSNDYLGMGQNPIVREAMKAAIDQCGTGAGGTRNISGTNYHHVALERELADLHGKEAALLFTSGYVSNWAALSTLGARLPDAVILSDALNHASMIEGIRHSRAQKVIWKHNDPEDLDRKLATLPANAPKIVAFESVYSMDGDICPMQEIVEVAEKHGAMTYLDEVHAVGLYGPRGGGVSEELGLADRITLIEGTLGKAYGCMGGYITGSAALCDFVRSFASGFIFTTALPPAVAAAAQASIAHLKTSDLERQRQRRQVARLRAKLDARGIPHMDNPSHIIPVMIKDPVKCRMLSDILMNDYGIYVQPINYPTVPKGTERLRFTPGPLHSDADIDHLVEALTVLWKQCAIAHAVA
- a CDS encoding c-type cytochrome, with amino-acid sequence MKSTIAALTATIALTLPAYAAGDAENGEKEFRKCKSCHMIESADETIVKGGRTGPNLYGVAGRTAGSQEDFKYSDLMTAAGEKGLEWNEEDFIGYVQEPTDWLKEYTGEDGRAKMTYKVRKEEDAADLWAYLSSLGADS